CTCAGCATACAAGTGAAGAAGGGGGAGTTTACGGAGATTGACCTGTCAAATGTCGACTCCAAAGCGTGCTTCAAGAACCTGAAAGGTGTTGCAAGCAGCAAACTGAGCAGTCTGACTCCCGTGCAGCCCATTTTACAAATCAGCAGAACTGATAAGCGATTTGTCGAGGCATATGCTGTTGCTGACAAGATCGATGCCTCAACCAATTTGGCAGCAATGGATTGGGAGGATTTTGAGCATCTGATTAGAGAGTTGTTCGAGAAGGAGTTTCAAACTGCGGGCGGTGAAGTCAAGGTAACTCAAGCAAGCAGGGATGGTGGTGTTGATGCAATCGCATTTGATCCCGATCCAATTCGTGGGGGAAAAATCGTCATTCAAGCGAAAAGATATACTAATACCGTTGGAGTCTCTGCAGTTCGTGATCTATACGGCACTGTAATGAATGAAGGAGCTACCAAGGGTATTCTGGTTTCTACAGCCGATTATGGCCCGGACGCGTATGAGTTTGCCAAGGGCAAACCACTAACCTTGTTGAGTGGGTCGAACCTGTTACATTTGTTGGAGAAACACGGCCATCACGCAAGAATCGATTTGAGAGAAGCCAAGAGAATTCTGGCCGAAGAGAACGAATAGCCGTACAACTACCTGATTTATGTAGTCTCCAGTTTGAGGCATCGTAATCTTTCCTGCTATCCCTGCCGGGAAGCGGAGCCTTTGGCCCAGGACGATTCAACATAGTCCTCACATGCTCTGCCGCGTGGCTGCAGGCGGTGCTTCCCCCCCCTCCTCCAAAATTCCGCCCCGCCGCTGTTGATCTTGCTGGCCTAGTACAGTATAATGTCCTCCATGAAGCGGCTGTCGGGAACCGCTCCGGCAGCCTTTGAGTGGATATGAGTATTGTACTATAAAGCGAGATAACTTATGAAAGAACTCCTTTCCGGAAACGAGGCGATCGCTCGCGGTGTCTGGGAAGCCGGTGTGCGTTTAGCCGCGGCCTACCCCGGAACCCCCTCGACCGAAATCCTCGAGACTATCGCCCGTCGCTACCGGGATATCTATGCCCAATGGTCACCGAACGAGAAGGTCGCTTACGAGGTAGGCATCGGTGCCTCGCTCGGCGGCGCGCGCGCCCTCGTGACGATGAAACACGTGGGTGTCAACGTAGCGGCCGACCCGTTCATGACCCATGCCTATACCGGAGTCAACGGCGGGTTCGTGCTCGTTTCGGCCGACGACCCCGAAATGCACTCCTCCCAGAACGAACAGGACAATCGCTATTACGCCAAGTTCGCCAAGGTCCCGATGTTCGAGCCCTCGGACTCGGCCGAAGCGAAAGAGATGGTCAAAAAGGCGTACGAGATTTCCGAAGAATACGACACGCCGGTGCTGTTCCGGGTAACGACCCGTATCTCCCATTCCAAGGGAGTTGTCGAAATGGGTGACCGCAAGGTCCCGGAGCAGGTGCAGTTCGAGAAGAATCCATCAAAATACGTTATGGTCCCGGCCAACGCTCGCGGCCGCCATGTGGCGGTGCTCGAACGGCTCGAAAAGCTGCGCGAGTATACGGAAACCTGTCCGTGGAACACGGTCGAGAACAACGGTTCCAAAGTCGGTATCATAACCGGCGGAATTTCTTATCAATACTGCAAGGAAGTGGCTCCCGATCTCGATTATCTCAAGCTCGGTTTCAGCTATCCGCTGCCGATGAAGAAAATCGAGGCGTTTATCAAGGCGCACGACAAGGTGCTCGTGATCGAAGAGTTGGAGCCTTTCTACGAAGAACAAATTCGCGCGGCCGGGTTCCCGGTCGAAGGGAAAAAGTTCACCGGTCCGCGCGGGGAACTTTCGCCGCATCGCGTAGCGAAAGCGCTGCACGAGGCGGGAGTGATCGACGAAACGGTCGCGGCGGCGATCCCGCCCGAAGAAAATATGTTCCCACGGCCGCCGGTGCTTTGTCCCGGCTGTCCGCATCGGGGCATGTTCATGGCTCTGAAAAAGCTCAAGGTGGCGGTGAACGGCGATATCGGTTGCTATACCTTAGGGGTGCTGCAGCCGCTCAATGCGCTCGATAGCTGCATCTGCATGGGGGCCTCGATCGGCAACGCTATCGGTATGACTCGGGTCGACGGCTCCAGGAAAGGGACCGTGGCCGTGATCGGTGACTCCACTTTCCTGCATTCCGGCGTGACCGGTCTCATGGACGCCGTCTACAACCAGAGCAATGTCACCGTGATCATTCTGGACAACAGCATCACGGCCATGACCGGCGGGCAGGAACATCCCGCAACCGGCCATACCCTGATGGGCGATCCGGCCGGTAAGGTCGATCTGTTCA
This is a stretch of genomic DNA from Candidatus Zixiibacteriota bacterium. It encodes these proteins:
- the iorA gene encoding indolepyruvate ferredoxin oxidoreductase subunit alpha — encoded protein: MKELLSGNEAIARGVWEAGVRLAAAYPGTPSTEILETIARRYRDIYAQWSPNEKVAYEVGIGASLGGARALVTMKHVGVNVAADPFMTHAYTGVNGGFVLVSADDPEMHSSQNEQDNRYYAKFAKVPMFEPSDSAEAKEMVKKAYEISEEYDTPVLFRVTTRISHSKGVVEMGDRKVPEQVQFEKNPSKYVMVPANARGRHVAVLERLEKLREYTETCPWNTVENNGSKVGIITGGISYQYCKEVAPDLDYLKLGFSYPLPMKKIEAFIKAHDKVLVIEELEPFYEEQIRAAGFPVEGKKFTGPRGELSPHRVAKALHEAGVIDETVAAAIPPEENMFPRPPVLCPGCPHRGMFMALKKLKVAVNGDIGCYTLGVLQPLNALDSCICMGASIGNAIGMTRVDGSRKGTVAVIGDSTFLHSGVTGLMDAVYNQSNVTVIILDNSITAMTGGQEHPATGHTLMGDPAGKVDLFKLCEALGVKSVVGVDPYNYEACLKTVQDEMAKAEPSVIITNRPCVLMPKRIMNEPYVVDLDTCNGCSACFRISCPAIAAAEETNEHGNPKALIDETLCTGCTLCAQICPVEAIHLKSKTVKA